TACCGAAGAATTAGTAAAAGAACTTTTCCCAAACGGTATAACAACTCAAGAAGAAAAGATAGGTATAAGAAAGCTTTTAGAATCTGTTGTGGAACTGATTATGAATCAGGAAAGAAATTTCTTCCTTGAAAATGATGAAGACAACAAAGCAAACGGATATTATGAAAGAAGCCTAAATACTGGTTCTTTCAAGCTTAACATAAATGTCCCAAGAGATAGAAAGGGTAGATTTAGACCACAAATATTACCTGACCCTTACAAAAGAGTTAATGAAGATTACATAAACCTTCTTATGAGTTTAGTATCCAATGGATACTCAGAAAGCAAGATAGATTCTACATTAAAAAGCTTGGGCTTAAACTACTCAAAACAACATATGGATAAAATCAAAAAAGAGCTTATAGAAAGACTTAATGATTTTAAAACAAGAGAGCTTCCATCGGATGCATTTGTACTGTATATAGACGCATATCACTGTGATATAAAAGAGAAAAACAAAATCAGAAAGGCTTCTGTCTATGTAGTTCTTGGAATAGATTTACAAGGAAATAAAGATATATTTGGATTTTATACATTTTTCAGTAGTGAAAATAAAGCAGACTGGATAAAAGTATTCAATGATTTAATAGATAGAGGACTAAAAAGGGTAATGCTTATAGTAAGTGATGATTTTCCTGGGATAACAAAAGCCATAGAAACACTATTTCCTTATACAGACCATCAGCTATGTTTAGTCCATTTACAAAGAAACGTTAGAAATCAGATGGATAAAGAAGATTCACAAGTATTTAACAAAGAACTGAAAAACATAAAAGAAAACAGCTTAGATTATGAAGATGGATTAGAAAAATTAGATGATTTATGCGGTAGATTTAAGTCTAAATATCCAAGCTTTATAAAACATATTCAATCTAACAAAGAGAGATACTTATGTTTTTTAAAATATCCAGAAAATCTAAGAAAGCACATATACACAACAAATCCAGTTGAAAGTGTTAATAGCATGATAGAAAAGGTAAGAATAAATTTAGGTGGATATTTTCAATCTGTGGACATTCTTGAGATAAATCTGCTTATACAAAGAGACAATTTAAAGAATGGAAAATGGAAAAAGCCTATACCTGCTTTTAAAGGAGTCTCTTATGAAATTTTACAATTGTTTAATAAAAAGTTTTCAATCCAGACACAAAATTATTGACAAGTCTCAAGAATAGATTCTTCGCTATCGCTCAGAATGACGTCATTGGATCGTTCTTTGTCATCCTGAGGGCTTTAGCCCGAAGGATCTCATGTTTTAATGTCTATTGAAAACAAAAAATGAGATTCTTCGCTAACGCTCAGAATGACGGAATGGGAACATGCAAAGACAGAGATTCTTCGCTTACGCTCAGAATGACAGACTTAGGAGACATAAAAGAAGGAGATTCTTCGCTGACGCTCAGAATGGCATCATCGGTGTTTTGGTTAACCTACCAAAGCCTCTTTATAATTTGGAATAAAATTTAAAACTTCTGATGCTGGTTTAATTGTAAAAAGTGAGTTTTCTACCAATGTTTTTACAAACATAGCATTTAATCTGTGTCCGCCTTTAAAAGAGTAAACTTCTGCAACCAAAGGATAGCCAAGCAGATACAAATCACCGATTAAATCCAATACTTTATGTCTTACAGGCTCGTCTTCAAATCTTAAACCCTCTTCGTTTATTACCTGATTGTTATGAAAAACAACAGCATTTTCAAGAGACCCGCCTTTGGCAAGACCGTTCTTCTTTAAGTACTCTACTTCTTCTAAAAAGCAATAAGTTCTTGCTGTATAAACACCTTCATAAGACTCTTTTTCATAAGGTATGTATGTAAAGCTTTTATTTCCGATAATATCATTATTATAGTTTGCTTGATATGTAATTTTTATTTCATTTGATGGCTTTGCCATAATAAATTTATCTTCTATTTCAACCTTTACAGGTTCTTCTAAAACTGCATACAATTTTTCTTCGTTAAGTGTTTTAATTCCGGCTTCTTTTATCCTTTCAACAAAACCTTTGCTGCTTCCATCAAGGATTGGCAACTCCTCGCCTATTAACTCAATATAAACATTATCAATTCCGGTAAAATAAAGTGCTGCCATTAAATGCTCTATTGTCCTAACTGAAACGCCGTCTTTGTATAAAGTTGTTGAATATTCAAAGCTATGAGCATAATCTATCTTTGCAGGTATAACTACATTATTTTTAATAAAGTTTATTCCTTCATTTTTATTTGCAGGAAAAAGTTTTATTTTAACATTATCTCCTGAGTGTAAGCCTATTCCCTCAATGATTATTGGTTTTTTTATTGTTCTTTGAAATTGACAGATCATAATCATTCTCCATATTTGTTTTTCGTTTAAAATCTATATGCAATTTTTATTCCAATCTTTGACATACGATTTAACAATAATTTTTGTAATATTATAATTTGAATTTTTGCAAATTTTCAAAAAGGTTGTTTAACTGCTAAACATTTTATTGCATTTTCTATTAAAACCTATAAGCCTGTTCCAAAATTATTTCTTAAGTTAAAATTAAATACTCAAAATCAAAAAATAAAAATGTTCGCATGAGAAAAACAGGATTATCCTTTAAACAAATCTATAAACTTACAGAAAGATTTTTTAAAAAGATTAAACATAAGGAAAAGAAAAATAGTCAAAGAGGTAGACCAAGAAAGTACAAAGATGAATTTATAATAGCTATATTTCTATATCAAACACTAAAACAATATTCTTATAG
This is a stretch of genomic DNA from Sulfurihydrogenibium sp. YO3AOP1. It encodes these proteins:
- a CDS encoding IS256 family transposase encodes the protein MDKKEYFEKILDRSTEELVKELFPNGITTQEEKIGIRKLLESVVELIMNQERNFFLENDEDNKANGYYERSLNTGSFKLNINVPRDRKGRFRPQILPDPYKRVNEDYINLLMSLVSNGYSESKIDSTLKSLGLNYSKQHMDKIKKELIERLNDFKTRELPSDAFVLYIDAYHCDIKEKNKIRKASVYVVLGIDLQGNKDIFGFYTFFSSENKADWIKVFNDLIDRGLKRVMLIVSDDFPGITKAIETLFPYTDHQLCLVHLQRNVRNQMDKEDSQVFNKELKNIKENSLDYEDGLEKLDDLCGRFKSKYPSFIKHIQSNKERYLCFLKYPENLRKHIYTTNPVESVNSMIEKVRINLGGYFQSVDILEINLLIQRDNLKNGKWKKPIPAFKGVSYEILQLFNKKFSIQTQNY
- the lpxC gene encoding UDP-3-O-acyl-N-acetylglucosamine deacetylase, whose protein sequence is MICQFQRTIKKPIIIEGIGLHSGDNVKIKLFPANKNEGINFIKNNVVIPAKIDYAHSFEYSTTLYKDGVSVRTIEHLMAALYFTGIDNVYIELIGEELPILDGSSKGFVERIKEAGIKTLNEEKLYAVLEEPVKVEIEDKFIMAKPSNEIKITYQANYNNDIIGNKSFTYIPYEKESYEGVYTARTYCFLEEVEYLKKNGLAKGGSLENAVVFHNNQVINEEGLRFEDEPVRHKVLDLIGDLYLLGYPLVAEVYSFKGGHRLNAMFVKTLVENSLFTIKPASEVLNFIPNYKEALVG